A genomic window from Planctomycetota bacterium includes:
- a CDS encoding bifunctional riboflavin kinase/FAD synthetase, translating into MIRAFDVLPDRLRGGAVSIGNFDGVHRGHAALIERLVAHAHRAGGPAVVFTFDPHPVRLLRPEHAPPPLTWTDRKAELLVELGVDAMIAYPTDEALLALEARQFFDDVICRRLGAKALVEGPNFYFGHDRRGTVDLLAQWTSERGMILEVVPPLVLDGRMVSSSVVRSLIAAGQLDEARQMLTHPYRIRGMVTHGAGRGTKLGFGTANLEAIDTLLPGPGVYAGIGYVNREPWPAAINIGPNPTFGEKALKVEVHLIGWSDPLYGQPLEVDFLARLRDVRSFKNVEELKAQLAADVATAKRIAEK; encoded by the coding sequence CTGATTCGCGCTTTTGACGTCCTGCCCGATCGGCTACGCGGCGGCGCTGTCAGCATTGGCAACTTCGACGGCGTTCACCGCGGCCACGCGGCGCTGATCGAGCGGCTGGTGGCCCACGCCCATCGCGCCGGCGGCCCGGCCGTGGTGTTTACGTTCGATCCGCATCCGGTTCGGCTGTTACGCCCCGAACATGCGCCGCCGCCGCTCACCTGGACCGATCGCAAGGCCGAACTGCTGGTCGAGCTGGGCGTCGACGCGATGATCGCCTACCCGACCGACGAGGCGCTGTTGGCGCTCGAAGCTCGGCAATTCTTCGACGACGTGATCTGTCGCCGTCTGGGGGCCAAGGCGCTGGTCGAGGGGCCGAACTTCTACTTCGGGCACGATCGCCGCGGCACGGTCGACTTGTTGGCGCAATGGACCAGCGAGCGAGGCATGATCCTGGAAGTGGTGCCGCCGCTGGTGCTCGATGGGCGAATGGTGTCCAGTTCGGTCGTTCGCAGCTTGATCGCCGCGGGCCAGTTGGACGAAGCCCGGCAGATGCTGACCCATCCCTATCGCATCCGCGGCATGGTCACCCACGGCGCGGGGCGCGGCACGAAGCTCGGCTTTGGCACGGCCAACCTCGAGGCGATCGATACGCTGCTGCCCGGGCCGGGCGTGTATGCCGGCATCGGTTACGTGAATCGCGAGCCGTGGCCAGCGGCGATCAACATTGGCCCGAACCCGACGTTCGGCGAAAAGGCGTTGAAGGTCGAGGTCCACCTGATCGGCTGGAGCGATCCGCTGTACGGGCAACCACTCGAGGTCGACTTCCTGGCACGCCTGCGCGACGTCCGCTCGTTCAAGAATGTGGAAGAGCTAAAGGCGCAACTCGCCGCGGATGTAGCGACGGCGAAGCGCATTGCGGAGAAATAG
- a CDS encoding class II glutamine amidotransferase → MCRHLAVIARRPYPAAGLLLDDPNALRVQSICDRHGDCHSDGWGLGYYVADRVGPLVIRRPADARLDQSFAARARELVAPTWIAHVRNSSVGSVSEANCHPFRHGAWLFSHNGTVTNFDVIGPRLAAIVPDELLALRGGTTDSELIFVHVLARLQRLGIDLTQPVGDAGPLVDALVETLRDLDRWSREFPPNEKTKFNFLLTDGVVLASSRWNHDLHWRQEPEVTVVASEATGIGAWQEVPEHSILGIDRAGQARLVRL, encoded by the coding sequence ATGTGTCGTCATCTGGCCGTGATCGCGCGGCGGCCTTACCCGGCCGCTGGTTTGCTGCTCGACGATCCCAACGCGCTGCGCGTGCAGAGTATTTGCGATCGGCATGGCGATTGTCACAGCGACGGCTGGGGGCTCGGCTATTACGTGGCCGATCGTGTCGGCCCGCTGGTCATTCGCCGCCCGGCCGATGCCCGATTGGACCAGTCGTTCGCGGCCCGGGCACGTGAACTCGTCGCGCCGACGTGGATTGCCCACGTGCGGAATAGTTCGGTCGGTAGCGTTTCGGAAGCGAACTGCCACCCGTTCCGCCATGGTGCCTGGCTGTTCTCGCACAACGGGACGGTCACCAACTTCGACGTGATCGGTCCTCGGCTGGCGGCGATCGTGCCGGACGAGTTGCTGGCCCTACGTGGTGGCACAACTGACAGCGAGTTGATCTTTGTCCACGTGCTGGCCCGTTTGCAACGACTCGGCATCGACCTGACGCAGCCCGTCGGAGACGCGGGGCCGCTGGTCGATGCGCTGGTCGAGACGTTGCGCGACTTGGATCGTTGGTCGCGAGAATTCCCGCCCAATGAAAAGACCAAGTTCAATTTCTTGCTCACCGACGGCGTGGTCCTGGCGTCCAGCCGCTGGAACCACGACCTGCACTGGCGTCAAGAGCCCGAAGTCACCGTCGTGGCCAGCGAAGCGACCGGAATCGGTGCATGGCAAGAAGTCCCCGAACACAGTATTCTGGGCATAGACCGCGCGGGCCAAGCCCGGCTGGTCCGCTTGTAA
- a CDS encoding enoyl-ACP reductase: MGLFDGKKGLILGVANDRSLAWAIAEFVMQQGAVCGFSHLPDRPDDEKKKNRLRVSKCTDKYPQNAKILGPMDVQRDDDIKAIMTAAAAEYGKIDFLVHAIAYAKLDDLKVDTVQTSRDGFNLAMEISAYSLIAVANAARVAGILKEDPYDRASKSGGKNGTSILTLTYFGGEKAVPGYNVMGVCKAALDSIVKYLAYDLGPQGVRVNAVSAGPVRTLAGSAAGVDDMQKLYELMAPIGRNIDHEEVGKTGGFLLSDLSAGITGEILHLDGGYNIMGSPGRLLDAAKPGAPA, translated from the coding sequence ATGGGATTGTTCGACGGCAAAAAGGGTTTGATTCTCGGCGTCGCTAACGATCGCTCGCTCGCTTGGGCCATCGCCGAATTCGTCATGCAGCAAGGAGCCGTCTGCGGCTTCTCGCACTTGCCCGACCGGCCAGACGACGAGAAGAAAAAGAATCGTCTCCGGGTTTCAAAGTGTACCGACAAGTACCCGCAGAACGCCAAGATTCTCGGGCCGATGGACGTGCAGCGCGACGACGACATCAAGGCGATCATGACCGCCGCCGCCGCCGAGTACGGCAAGATCGACTTTTTGGTCCACGCCATCGCTTATGCCAAGCTCGACGATCTGAAGGTCGACACCGTGCAAACTAGCCGCGATGGTTTCAACCTGGCCATGGAGATCAGCGCCTACAGCCTGATTGCCGTCGCGAACGCCGCGCGCGTGGCGGGGATCCTCAAGGAAGATCCTTACGACCGCGCTAGCAAGTCGGGTGGCAAGAACGGCACCTCGATCCTCACGCTGACTTACTTTGGTGGCGAGAAGGCGGTGCCGGGCTACAACGTAATGGGCGTTTGCAAAGCCGCGCTCGATTCGATCGTCAAGTACCTGGCCTACGATCTGGGCCCGCAAGGCGTGCGCGTCAACGCGGTCAGCGCCGGCCCAGTCCGCACGTTGGCCGGCAGCGCGGCCGGCGTGGACGATATGCAGAAGCTGTACGAGCTGATGGCGCCGATCGGCCGCAACATCGACCACGAAGAAGTCGGCAAGACCGGCGGGTTCCTGTTGTCGGACCTGTCGGCCGGCATCACCGGCGAGATTCTGCACCTCGACGGCGGCTACAACATCATGGGTTCGCCCGGCCGGCTGCTCGACGCGGCCAAGCCCGGGGCTCCGGCTTAG
- a CDS encoding Ppx/GppA family phosphatase, whose protein sequence is MEDKQIFLSPELSHRLAAIDIGTNSIRLVIAEALRGGTYRILDEEKTTSRLGRQLAETNRLDPQAVEQSIEALRRMKQIVAGFQVGDFRCIATCAVREAIDGPEFVGRAKNELDLDIEVISGEKEARLAFLSVARSFPLEGKPIAVADIGGGSTELILASGSAIESLCTTPLGAVRMAERYGAAQAMSHDQFEKMVEGIDRELRKHTKKVLLEPHQLIGSGGTFTALADMVMASKGQLGLPLRGAEVTRAEVRHLLDRLRKIPAEARRSIPGLSPDRADIIVSGITIIDRIMHRFDLNRVVIHDRGVRDGLLLTMIDQSLGSAPNGQAERDVAIEQFAVNCGVEMTHARHVAFLAGQVFDQLAERKLLDPADRPLLMAAVRLQDVGYLINYEKHHKHSYYLILNSRLPGFQPQELELVANIARYHRGSEPKKKHANYSVLTSRDQQRVRRLSSILRLAGGLDRANMQQVRGVALETEGRHWKLHVVADRLPEVDLWAARRRAAPLERAFDVKLDIEWRETAAASAAS, encoded by the coding sequence ATGGAAGACAAGCAGATATTCCTCTCGCCCGAGCTGAGCCATCGCCTGGCCGCGATCGATATTGGCACCAACAGCATCCGGCTGGTCATTGCCGAGGCGCTGCGTGGCGGCACCTACCGGATTCTGGACGAAGAAAAGACCACCAGCCGGCTGGGTCGTCAACTGGCCGAGACCAATCGCCTGGACCCGCAAGCGGTCGAACAATCGATCGAAGCCCTGCGGCGAATGAAGCAGATCGTGGCGGGCTTTCAGGTCGGCGACTTCCGCTGCATTGCCACTTGTGCGGTGCGCGAGGCGATTGACGGGCCCGAGTTTGTCGGCCGGGCCAAGAATGAACTCGACCTGGACATCGAAGTCATCAGCGGCGAGAAGGAAGCTCGGCTCGCGTTCCTGAGCGTGGCCCGCAGCTTCCCGCTGGAAGGCAAGCCCATCGCGGTGGCCGACATTGGGGGCGGCAGCACCGAGTTGATCCTGGCGTCGGGCTCGGCGATTGAAAGCTTGTGTACCACGCCACTGGGCGCGGTGCGGATGGCCGAGCGCTATGGCGCGGCCCAGGCGATGTCGCACGACCAGTTCGAAAAGATGGTCGAAGGGATCGACCGCGAGCTTCGCAAGCACACCAAGAAGGTGCTGCTCGAACCGCACCAACTGATCGGCTCGGGCGGCACATTCACAGCGCTGGCCGACATGGTCATGGCGTCCAAGGGGCAGCTTGGTCTGCCGCTGCGTGGCGCCGAAGTGACTCGGGCCGAGGTGCGGCACCTGCTCGATCGCCTGCGCAAGATTCCAGCCGAGGCGCGGCGCAGCATTCCGGGCCTGAGCCCCGATCGGGCCGACATCATCGTCTCGGGCATCACGATCATCGACCGGATCATGCACCGCTTTGACTTGAATCGCGTGGTGATCCACGACCGGGGCGTGCGCGACGGGCTGCTGCTGACGATGATCGATCAGTCGCTGGGCTCAGCCCCCAACGGCCAGGCCGAGCGCGACGTGGCGATCGAGCAATTCGCCGTCAACTGCGGCGTCGAGATGACCCACGCCCGGCATGTGGCGTTTCTGGCCGGACAGGTTTTCGATCAACTGGCCGAGCGCAAGCTGCTCGACCCGGCCGATCGCCCGCTGTTGATGGCGGCGGTGCGGCTGCAAGATGTCGGTTACTTGATCAATTACGAGAAGCACCACAAGCACAGCTATTATCTGATTCTCAACAGCCGCCTGCCGGGCTTTCAGCCGCAAGAACTCGAACTGGTGGCGAACATCGCCCGCTACCATCGCGGCTCGGAACCCAAGAAGAAGCACGCCAACTACTCGGTCCTGACGTCGCGCGATCAGCAGCGCGTGCGGCGGTTGTCGTCGATTCTGCGCCTGGCCGGTGGCCTGGACCGGGCCAACATGCAGCAAGTGCGCGGCGTGGCCCTCGAGACCGAAGGACGCCACTGGAAGCTGCACGTTGTGGCTGATCGCTTGCCCGAGGTCGATCTCTGGGCCGCGCGACGTCGCGCTGCCCCGCTAGAACGGGCGTTCGACGTGAAGCTGGACATCGAATGGCGCGAGACCGCGGCCGCCAGCGCCGCGTCGTAA
- a CDS encoding NAD(P)H-hydrate dehydratase, whose protein sequence is MTDTWPLAHLPPRAADSHKGDYGRVLIVGGSRGMYGAPALAGMAMLRGGAGLVQVATPRECQPVVAGFEPAYMTVGLTADNDGRLAEAAIAELEALRDWPDVVAVGPGLGRSVGVDRVVAELFTTWTQPIVVDADGLNALARQPELLNRAGGPRILTPHPGEFQRLAGAVGHKLSSAMNSRAEHEAAAQQLAGQWGVVIVLKGHHTLVTDGTRSAHNTTGNPGMATGGAGDVLTGLIAALVGQHLAPIDAARLAVHLHGLAGDAAAAALGQVSLTAGDVVRYLHTAIARA, encoded by the coding sequence ATGACCGACACCTGGCCGCTGGCCCACTTGCCCCCGCGCGCCGCCGACAGTCACAAAGGGGACTACGGTCGCGTGCTGATCGTCGGCGGCTCGCGCGGCATGTACGGCGCGCCGGCCCTGGCGGGCATGGCGATGCTGCGCGGCGGAGCGGGGCTGGTGCAAGTCGCCACGCCGCGCGAGTGTCAGCCGGTCGTGGCCGGGTTCGAGCCGGCGTACATGACGGTTGGCCTGACCGCCGACAACGATGGACGCCTGGCTGAGGCGGCGATCGCCGAACTGGAAGCGCTTCGCGACTGGCCCGACGTGGTGGCCGTGGGGCCCGGGCTAGGTCGTTCAGTGGGCGTCGATCGCGTGGTGGCCGAGTTGTTCACCACTTGGACGCAGCCGATCGTCGTCGATGCCGACGGGTTGAATGCCCTGGCGCGGCAGCCCGAGTTGTTGAATCGCGCCGGTGGCCCGCGGATTCTCACGCCACACCCCGGCGAGTTTCAACGTCTGGCTGGTGCGGTTGGGCACAAACTGTCGAGTGCCATGAACTCACGCGCCGAACACGAGGCGGCGGCACAGCAGTTGGCCGGCCAGTGGGGCGTGGTGATCGTCCTCAAGGGGCATCACACCCTCGTGACCGACGGCACGCGCAGCGCGCACAACACGACGGGCAATCCGGGCATGGCGACCGGCGGCGCCGGGGACGTGCTGACGGGGTTGATCGCGGCGCTGGTTGGGCAGCATCTGGCACCGATCGATGCGGCGCGGCTGGCGGTTCACCTGCACGGCTTGGCTGGCGACGCGGCGGCCGCGGCGCTCGGACAAGTGTCACTGACCGCTGGCGATGTAGTACGTTACTTGCACACGGCCATTGCTCGCGCGTGA
- the mgtE gene encoding magnesium transporter, with product MRHPLLAPDLRELVQECDADSLREFFSPHHPAEAAELLDDLEPNETLYVLNLLDDRAQAAIFSYLDPPLQDGVAALMERGSLAKLITNMSHDERADLVERLPPERVEQIMPLLARAEREDIRLLTDQDEGTAGAVMTSDYATLSPDLSAAAAIDKLRHEAPDRETIYYCYVIDEQRRLIGFVSLKDLILAPPARRVADVMQRDVVYGRVDEDREQIAHKLGEYDLIALPIIDADDRIVGIVTHDDVLDVIVDEATEDVQRLGGMTPLAEGYLASSFFELWSKRAFWLTILFLGGFLTTSALTYFEDFFKKVPPLVLFMQLILSAGGNCGSQSTTLITRALALGELTPAAWFRVLWHEVLMGLSLGCALSLVGFARVWLTPENAFRGPTGEEIGVLLIAKIVAIGVAVVVVLGNLVGALLPLLLKRLGFDPALMSNPVVASLVDATGIVTYFAIAGLFIPM from the coding sequence ATGCGTCACCCGCTGTTGGCTCCCGATTTGCGCGAGCTCGTGCAAGAGTGCGACGCGGACTCGTTGCGCGAATTCTTTTCGCCGCATCACCCGGCCGAAGCGGCCGAGTTGCTTGATGACTTGGAGCCGAACGAGACGCTGTACGTCCTGAACTTGCTGGACGATCGGGCCCAGGCGGCGATCTTTTCGTATCTGGACCCGCCGCTGCAAGATGGCGTGGCCGCGCTGATGGAGCGCGGCTCGCTGGCCAAGCTGATCACGAATATGTCGCACGACGAGCGGGCCGACCTGGTCGAGCGACTGCCGCCCGAGCGCGTCGAGCAGATCATGCCGCTGTTGGCCCGGGCCGAGCGCGAAGACATTCGCTTGCTCACCGACCAGGACGAGGGGACCGCCGGCGCGGTGATGACCAGCGACTATGCGACGCTGTCCCCCGACCTGAGCGCGGCCGCGGCGATTGACAAGCTGCGCCACGAAGCCCCCGACCGCGAGACGATCTACTACTGCTACGTCATCGACGAGCAGCGGCGGCTGATCGGGTTCGTATCGCTCAAGGACTTGATCTTGGCGCCACCGGCGCGGCGCGTGGCCGATGTGATGCAGCGCGACGTGGTCTATGGCCGCGTCGACGAGGACCGCGAGCAGATCGCCCACAAGCTGGGCGAGTACGACTTGATCGCCTTGCCGATCATCGACGCCGACGACCGGATCGTGGGCATTGTCACGCACGACGACGTGCTGGACGTGATCGTTGACGAGGCGACCGAGGACGTGCAGCGCCTGGGTGGTATGACGCCGTTGGCAGAAGGCTACCTGGCGTCGTCGTTCTTCGAGCTGTGGAGCAAAAGAGCTTTTTGGTTGACGATTCTGTTTCTCGGCGGCTTCCTGACCACCTCAGCCCTGACCTACTTCGAGGACTTCTTCAAGAAGGTGCCGCCGCTGGTGCTGTTCATGCAGCTCATCCTCTCGGCCGGCGGCAATTGCGGCTCGCAATCGACCACGCTGATTACCCGTGCGCTCGCCCTGGGCGAGTTAACCCCGGCGGCCTGGTTCCGGGTCTTGTGGCATGAAGTGCTGATGGGCCTGTCGCTCGGTTGCGCGCTCAGCCTGGTCGGCTTTGCCCGCGTCTGGCTGACGCCCGAGAACGCCTTTCGCGGCCCGACGGGGGAGGAGATCGGCGTGTTGTTGATCGCCAAGATCGTGGCCATTGGCGTGGCGGTGGTCGTGGTGCTGGGCAATCTGGTCGGGGCGCTGTTGCCACTGCTGCTCAAGCGATTGGGCTTCGACCCGGCGTTGATGAGCAATCCGGTAGTCGCCAGCCTGGTCGACGCGACGGGCATCGTCACCTACTTTGCCATCGCCGGCCTGTTCATCCCGATGTAA
- a CDS encoding helix-turn-helix transcriptional regulator: MSSLHTRFGDNLRKVRKSRGLSQEGLADKAALHRTYISSVERGERNVTLETIEKLAKALGVPMTRLIPD, translated from the coding sequence GTGAGCAGCCTCCATACACGATTCGGCGACAATTTGCGCAAGGTGCGAAAGAGCAGAGGCCTTTCGCAAGAGGGCTTGGCTGATAAAGCCGCGCTCCACCGCACTTACATTAGCAGCGTCGAACGCGGCGAGCGCAACGTCACCCTTGAGACGATCGAGAAGCTTGCCAAGGCATTGGGCGTGCCGATGACAAGACTCATTCCTGACTGA